The following DNA comes from Chitinophaga nivalis.
TTTGAGAGAGAACCGGATTGTTTACGACTTTTTTGCTTGCTGGATGATTATGATATTATGGGCGCCATTAAAGTATGGACAGAACATCCGGATAAAGTATTGTCACTTTTATGTAAATGGTTGATAAACAGAAATTTATTCAAAGTAGTACTTAGTCATGAGCCTTTTGACGGCAGTGCAGAAAAATTACTGACGCAACAGGTGGCACAAAAATGGGGGATAAAAGACGCCGATATGGGATACTTCGTTTTCTCCGGCGCCGCCACCTTACGGGCTTATAACGTTAATGATGAAAAGATCAATATCCTTTTTAAAGACGGCACTGTAAAAGACATTTCTTCTATCGACAATGCACTGATTAGTCATACGCTGGCGATACCGGTAAAAAAATTCTACATTTGTCATCCAAAAATCTAGGCTAACAACGTTTTACAAGGAATAAAATGTTAAAAAATTAGTTCATACTATCCGGTGTAGCCTGGAAAACATTACAATTTTAAACTATGCAGTTTAGCGCATTACAATTAGCTACCATGTTAGATGGTAAGCTGGAGGGAAATCCGGACGTTAAGGTGAGCAACATCGCCAAGATTGAAGAAGCTGGCGAAGGTATGCTCAGTTTCATTGCCAATCCTAAGTATGAAGAGTTCATATACACCACAAATGCTTCCATTCTGATCGTAAATGAGAGCCTGGTCATAGAACGTCCGATCAATTCTACCCTGATACGGGTAAAAGATGCCTACAGCAGCTTTGCCCTGTTATTGGAGCAATACCGGTACCTGACAGGTAACAAATCCGGCATTCAGCAGCCATCCCATATTCCGCAAACGGTAAAAATGGGGGAAAATGTGTTTGTGGGTGCATTTGCCTACCTGGGTGAAAATGTAGTACTGGGAAATAACGTAAAAATATATCCTGGTGTATACCTCGGCGACAACGTGATTGTGAAGGACGGGGCCGTTTTATATCCGGGTGTAAAAGTATACGATAACTGCATTGTAGGCAGTCGGGTGATCCTGCACGCAGGTTGTGTGATTGGTGGAGATGGCTTCGGATTTGCCCCGCAACCGGACGGTTCCTATAAAAAGGTTCCTCAGATCGGTAATGTGGTGATCCATGAAGATGTGGAAATTGGCGCCAATACCACCATTGACCGGGCGACCATGGGGTCTACCGTGATCAGAAACGGCGTAAAGCTCGATAACCTGATTCAGGTAGCCCACAACGTGGACATAGGTCCTAACACCGTTATCGCCGCTCAAACCGGTGTTTCCGGCAGTACCAAAATCGGCCAGAACTGCGTAATCGGCGGCCAGGTAGGTATGGTAGGACATATCCAGATTGCCGATGGCACCAAAATCAATGCACAAAGCGGTTTGTCTAAGTCTATTACTACGCCCAACACGTCTCTGACGGGTTCGCCGGCCTATGATTATAAAAGTTCGCTGAAAAGTCAGGCAATTTTTAGAAATTTGCCGGATCTTGAAAAGCGCGTGAAAGAGCTGGAAGAGATGGTAAAACAGCTGTTACAGGAGAGAGCAGGTGTATAAATTGGATTACTAGTCAAATAGTTACATATTAGTTACATTATTATGGAAAATCAACAGTTGCAATACCAGCATACCCTTAAAGGGGAAATTTCCCTGTCGGGTATTGGCTTGCATACAGGCGCCCATGTTAATATGACCCTGAAACCGGCTTTGCCTGGTCACGGGATTAAATTTCAACGGGTAGACCTGCCGGGACAACCAATTGTAAAGGCCGACGTGGATTATGTGGTGGAAACAACCCGCAGCACTACCCTGGAACACAATGGTGCCCGTGTAAGTACGGTAGAGCACATCATGGCAGCACTGGCCGGAACAGGCGTAGATAACGTACTTGTAGAACTGGATGGCGGAGAAATTCCCATCATGGACGGTAGCTCCCAGGCATTTATTGAAGCTATTGAAAAAACAGGGCTGCAAAACCAGGATGCCAAAAAGGTATATTACACTATCGATACCAACATCAGTTACTATGATGAGAAAAAGAAGGTAGAAATGGTGGCAATGCCAGCTGTTGATTACCGTATCACCTGCCTGATCGACTTTAACTCCCCGGTACTGGGTACCCAGCACGCCAAAATGAAGGGAATAGAAGAATTCCGGACGGAAATTGCTCCCTGCCGTACCTTCTGCTTCCTGCATGAACTGGAATATCAGTTATCCCTGAACCTCATTAAAGGTGGCGATATCAACAACGCCATCGTAGTAGTGGATAAACCGGTAACCGAAGAAGAACTGGCCCGCCTGGCCAAAGTATTTAACCGCGACCAGATTTCCGTACAGAAAGAAGGTATCCTGAATAATATTGAGTTACGCTTCCCCAACGAACCGGCACGTCACAAACTGCTGGATGTGGTAGGCGACCTGGCATTGATTGGTTACCCTATCAATACCCACATTATTGCTAACCGTCCCGGACATGCTTCCAACGTGGAGTTTGCCCGTAAGATCAAAGCATACATCAAAAAGAACAAACACAATAAAGACCTCCCGGTATACGATCCCAACCAGCCACCGGTATTCGATACCGCACGTATCGAAAGAACCTTACCACACAGGTATCCGATGCTGCTGGTAGATAAAATTATTGAACTGGAAGAAGAGAAAGTAGTAGGTATCAAGAATGTTACCTTCAACGAAAACTTCTT
Coding sequences within:
- the lpxD gene encoding UDP-3-O-(3-hydroxymyristoyl)glucosamine N-acyltransferase, with protein sequence MQFSALQLATMLDGKLEGNPDVKVSNIAKIEEAGEGMLSFIANPKYEEFIYTTNASILIVNESLVIERPINSTLIRVKDAYSSFALLLEQYRYLTGNKSGIQQPSHIPQTVKMGENVFVGAFAYLGENVVLGNNVKIYPGVYLGDNVIVKDGAVLYPGVKVYDNCIVGSRVILHAGCVIGGDGFGFAPQPDGSYKKVPQIGNVVIHEDVEIGANTTIDRATMGSTVIRNGVKLDNLIQVAHNVDIGPNTVIAAQTGVSGSTKIGQNCVIGGQVGMVGHIQIADGTKINAQSGLSKSITTPNTSLTGSPAYDYKSSLKSQAIFRNLPDLEKRVKELEEMVKQLLQERAGV
- a CDS encoding bifunctional UDP-3-O-[3-hydroxymyristoyl] N-acetylglucosamine deacetylase/3-hydroxyacyl-ACP dehydratase; translated protein: MENQQLQYQHTLKGEISLSGIGLHTGAHVNMTLKPALPGHGIKFQRVDLPGQPIVKADVDYVVETTRSTTLEHNGARVSTVEHIMAALAGTGVDNVLVELDGGEIPIMDGSSQAFIEAIEKTGLQNQDAKKVYYTIDTNISYYDEKKKVEMVAMPAVDYRITCLIDFNSPVLGTQHAKMKGIEEFRTEIAPCRTFCFLHELEYQLSLNLIKGGDINNAIVVVDKPVTEEELARLAKVFNRDQISVQKEGILNNIELRFPNEPARHKLLDVVGDLALIGYPINTHIIANRPGHASNVEFARKIKAYIKKNKHNKDLPVYDPNQPPVFDTARIERTLPHRYPMLLVDKIIELEEEKVVGIKNVTFNENFFQGHFPGNPVMPGVLQLEALAQVGGILALNRVPDPENYDTYFLKIDNCKFKQKVLPGDTMILKMELLSPIRRGIVEMRGTVFIGNKVATEADMIAQIIKTREGK